The following coding sequences lie in one Globicephala melas chromosome 15, mGloMel1.2, whole genome shotgun sequence genomic window:
- the PRM3 gene encoding protamine-3 has protein sequence MGSHCAKLGTGHGRGHESSMKKFVACVSQDNFSLSSAGEEEGEAEGEAEELPVQGKLLLLEPEWQEEGAKDDSVAQKNPKPKQTQS, from the coding sequence ATGGGTTCCCACTGTGCCAAGCTCGGCACGGGCCACGGCCGGGGCCACGAATCCTCCATGAAGAAGTTCGTGGCCTGCGTGAGTCAGGATAACTTCTCCTTGTCGTCGGCGGgcgaggaggagggagaggcagagggagaggcggAGGAGCTCCCGGTGCAGGGcaagctgctgctgctggagcCTGAGTGGCAGGAGGAAGGTGCCAAAGACGACTCTGTGGCCCAGAAGAACCCCAAGCCCAAGCAGACGCAGTCCTGA